In Archocentrus centrarchus isolate MPI-CPG fArcCen1 chromosome 21, fArcCen1, whole genome shotgun sequence, the following are encoded in one genomic region:
- the LOC115800678 gene encoding LOW QUALITY PROTEIN: serine/arginine repetitive matrix protein 2-like (The sequence of the model RefSeq protein was modified relative to this genomic sequence to represent the inferred CDS: deleted 3 bases in 2 codons) — MKPQALSFFLGGGGVCTFAKDLCNLKYCRPCAGEDEAPEKDDINAKEELEPPHKKTRSTEKHKSKKKKRRRKGEKESSSESGAESEVEHHLHRDLSGPREPVPDWQAAAGVGDHGGLKEEGKRDAITDRVDIEGETKSKKQKRHAAKKKKKKRKKDEKQEKKSPSRSPSESSSASGSESEGEGGKAAVGGKYTPTAVSELKEPVSRLVPKGKRGEEKALPILEQKSELLGVKKEEMSDMDVSATEAQGSNISESEKDMRSPSAGQEEVIQTATVIKTEGNQGDGTFSHAQELPDIIPKQEGAAQRDDPGLKDQTNSVQMAKVKEDNSSNSPSPSPSSGLDIKKSELGPSRSPSPSPSRQESLSQTTLFMKERSRSHSRSTSKGKRSTSPLKPQQPPRSLSRSQTPKSQTKSLSPPRKSPKRVSRRSRSTSHSVTPKKKVSKSPRKSRSPKRRRSSLSVSPKRRRASPSPKRKVSRSPKRARRRSPSLSRSPRRGRRSKSRSRGGPRRSRTRSPRRGGGVGRRSLSRSITRPRRSHSRSRRPLGRSRSRSLARRTGGRRSRSRSLSRRRRSPLPRSRRSRSRSVRRSRRTRSRSVVVLKRNRRSRSRSPRKRTKSRTPPSRRRSKSRSPVRRRSRSPAKRNRSPLRSSRRSRSRSLSRRHRSKSHSPQPIKRRSKSPRKSGRRSKSKSESAGCRSRSESSDGLSDSSSPARSTSPSPVKEKKASLLKVAGENGGLATTEGAWKPVLSAATSSSQIGNASEKSQDQLVNRTSSDSPQREGDASRSRSVSQEPGTGTEGSDCSEGSDEEEESPVKTGSKSQRASRSPSPEVQKKQLSVSRSPGDRRKLSRSTSSPRRSASKSTSRKKLSRSKSPVRKRESVSPSERKKRRSKSRSPARRRRSRSRSATRRKRSRSKSRTKMRRSKSRSPTRRRRSCSRSANPRGRRKSTERNKRSKSRSTGRRKRSRSGDRSRRSRSRSADRRRRSRSRGRGRRPVFRSRSFDRRDRWKREPSHSPVLILRKQRRSGSRTRRSTSKTPPRLTDLDKDQLLEIAKANAAAMCAKAGVPIPESLRPKAILQLPLPTPSPSPISLPLPLPLPMGMGMPNMPNMPNMGPMGLPNIPGIPSMSNITMSAAVASMTAATMTAALTNMGALAAMPPLAPLPTITNKPPPCLVPPTPSLNLDHIEEAKRKVTQQANIHTIKELTEKCKMIANSKEEMATAKPHVSDDES; from the exons ATGAAGCCGCAAGCTctaagtttttttttggggggggggggggtctgtacATTTGCCAAAGACTTGTGTAATTTGAAATATTGTCGTCCCTGTGCAGGTGAGGATGAAGCACCCGAGAAAGATGACATAAATGCCAAGGAAGAGCTCGAGCCTCCCCACAAGAAAACAAgaagcacagaaaaacacaagagcaagaagaagaagaggcggAGGAAGGGCGAGAAGGAGAGCAGTTCAGAATCTGGTGCCGAGTCAGAAGTGGAG CACCACCTCCACCGAGACCTGTCAGGACCACGAGAGCCAG TGCCAGACTGGCAAGCAGCTGCAGGAGTTGGAGACCATGGTGGGCTGAAGGAAGAAGGCAAAAGGGATGCAATTACAG ATCGTGTGGACATAGAGGGAGAGACAAAatccaaaaaacagaaaaggcaTGCtgccaaaaagaagaaaaaaaagaggaagaaagatgaaaaacaggaaaagaaatccCCTTCTCGTTCTCCATCTGAAAGCAGCTCTGCCTCAGGTTCTGAGTCTGAAGGTGAAGGAGGTAAAGCGGCTGTTGGTGGTAAATACACTCCAACTGCAGTGTCCGAACTCAAAGAACCAGTATCCAGATTGGTTCCAAAAGGCAAACGAGGGGAGGAGAAGGCACTTCCCATCCTTGAGCAGAAATCTGAATTGCTTGGAgtcaaaaaagaagagatgtCAGATATGGATGTGTCTGCGACTGAGGCACAGGGCAGTAACATTAGTGAATCAGAGAAGGATATGAGATCACCCTCTGCAGGCCAGGAAGAGGTAATACAAACCGCAACAGTTATTAAAACAGAGGGCAATCAGGGAGATGGTACATTCAGTCATGCCCAGGAATTGCCTGATATCATCCCAAAACAGGAAGGTGCTGCTCAAAGAGATGACCCAGGATTGAAAGATCAGACAAATTCAGTTCAGATGGCAAAGGTCAAGGAGGATAATTCATCCAattctccttctccttccccTTCCAGTGGCCTAGACATAAAGAAGTCTGAGTTGGGTCCAAGTCGCTCACCATCACCTAGTCCCAGCAGGCAGGAGTCTCTTAGTCAGACAACATTATTCATGAAAGAACGGTCAAGATCCCATTCCAGGTCAACCTCAAAGGGTAAACGGTCTACAAGTCCCCTAAAGCCTCAGCAGCCCCCTCGTTCTCTGTCCCGGTCTCAAACCCCTAAATCTCAGACGAAGTCGCTCTCTCCACCCCGCAAGTCTCCGAAGAGAGTAAGCCGTCGGTCCCGATCTACCTCTCACTCCGTCACCCCCAAGAAGAAGGTGTCAAAGTCTCCAAGGAAGTCCAGGTCTCCCAAACGGCGGAGGAGTTCCTTGTCTGTTTCCCCAAAGCGACGGCGTGCTTCTCCATCTCCCAAAAGAAAGGTATCGCGATCCCCTAAACGTGCCAGACGTAGGTCACCATCTCTGTCTCGGTCTCCAAGGAGAGGTCGAAGGTCAAAGTCCCGTTCCCGTGGAGGCCCGCGGCGCTCCAGGACTCGCTCACCTAGACGAGGGGGTGGAGTTGGCAGACGTTCACTGTCACGTTCAATCACTAGACCCCGCCGCTCCCACTCTAGATCCAGACGTCCCCTTGGCCGCTCCAGATCCCGGTCACTGGCACGGCGTACCGGAGGCAGGCGCTCCAGGAGTCGATCTTTGTCTCGACGCAGGCGATCACCACTCCCCAGATCCCGTCGTTCACGATCTCGGTCGGTCCGCAGGAGCAGACGTACTCGATCACGTTCTGTTGTAGTGCTTAAGCGCAATCGTCGCTCCAGATCCAGGAGTCCCCGCAAACGAACCAAATCCAGGACCCCTCCTTCTAGACGGCGGTCTAAATCCCGTTCACCAGTCAGAAGGCGCTCTCGTTCCCCTGCCAAGAGAAACCGTTCACCACTAAGGTCTAGTAGACGGTCCAGGTCTCGCTCATTGTCTCGAAGGCACCGGTCAAAGTCACATTCACCGCAGCCTATCAAAAGGAGGTCCAAATCTCCTAGGAAGAGTGGAAGAAGATCAAAGTCTAAATCAGAGTCAGCAGGCTGCAGATCTAGGTCTGAATCAAGTGATGGGCTTTCTGACAGTTCATCCCCAGCTAGATCCACATCTCCATCCCCAGTTAAAGAGAAAAAGGCTTCCTTGCTTAAGGTTGCTGGGGAAAATGGAGGACTTGCAACTACAGAAG GTGCTTGGAAGCCTGTACTCTCAGCAGCTACTTCCAGCTCTCAAATTGGGAACGCTTCAGAAAAATCGCAGGATCAGCTTGTTAATCGAACAAGCTCAGATTCTCCTCAAAGGGAGGGGGATGCTTCCAGGTCCAGGTCTGTTTCTCAAGAGCCTGGCACTGGCACGGAGGGGTCAGATTGTTCGGAAGGttcagatgaagaagaggaatcTCCAGTTAAAACCGGGTCTAAAAGCCAGAGAGCT TCACGTTCACCATCTCCAGAAGTACAGAAGAAGCAGCTTTCTGTGTCACGCTCACCAGGGGATCGCAGGAAACTTTCTCGTTCAACTTCCTCACCACGGCGTTCAGCCTCAAAGTCTACATCCAGAAAAAAACTGTCCAG GTCCAAATCACCAGTCAGGAAAAGAGAATCTGTCTCTCCATCAGAAAGGAAGAAGAGGCGGTCCAAATCACGGAGTCCTGCCCGACGGCGGAGATCACGGTCACGCTCTGCTACACGACGCAAGCGCTCACGGTCCAAGTCACGAACCAAAATGCGCCGGTCCAAGTCCCGTTCTCCAACCCGTAGGAGGAGATCTTGTTCACGTTCAGCAAATCCcagaggaagaaggaagtcCACAGAAAGGAATAAGCGATCTAAGAGTCGCTCCACTGGCCGCAGAAAAAGGTCCAGATCAGGAGATAGAAGCAGGCGATCCCGATCTCGTTCAGCTGATCGTAGACGCAGGTCAAGGTCAAGAGGTCGAGGGAGGCGCCCGGTATTTCGCAGTCGGTCTTTTGACAGACGAGATAGGTGGAAGAGGGAACCCAGCCACTCTCCAGTTCTCATCCTCCGCAAACAACGCCGCTCAGGGTCCCGGACAAGACGCAGCACCAGCAAGACTCCTCCACGGCTCACTGATCTGG ATAAGGATCAGTTGCTTGAGATAGCCAAGGCTAATGCTGCTGCCATGTGTGCTAAGGCCGGGGTTCCCATTCCTGAGAGTCTTCGACCAAAAGCCatcctccagctccctctgcctACTCCATCCCCTTCCCCAATCTCCTTACCTTTACCTTTGCCTCTTCCAATGGGCATGGGAATGCCCAACATGCCTAATATGCCCAACATGGGTCCAATGGGGTTACCCAATATTCCGGGAATACCCAGCATGTCAAACATCACCATGAGTGCAGCTGTGGCAAGTATGACAGCTGCTACTATGACGGCTGCCTTGACCAACATGGGTGCCCTGGCAGCCATGCCTCCCCTTGCCCCACTTCCGACGATTACTAACAAGCCTCCCCCGTGCCTTGTCCCACCAACACCTTCTCTTAACCTGGACCACATCGAGGAAGCCAAGAGGAAGGTCACTCAGCAGGCTAACATACATACCATCAAGGAGCTTACTGAG aagtGTAAGATGATTGCAAATAGCAAGGAGGAGATGGCCACTGCTAAACCCCATGTCTCTGATGATGAAAGCTAA